One Vicia villosa cultivar HV-30 ecotype Madison, WI unplaced genomic scaffold, Vvil1.0 ctg.000325F_1_1, whole genome shotgun sequence genomic region harbors:
- the LOC131626800 gene encoding uncharacterized protein LOC131626800 isoform X1: MPSHKPNETSRGSIFEWKKMDQNVEQKPPKINIDIPSLEITNSFKKQSQMPMSPLSQQPEVKKSSSGRWNCLCSPTTHVGSFRCRHHRSASGGMSRGRSVGSNLLELGNKAGPISDSLHAQ; encoded by the exons ATGCCTTCTCACAAACCTAACGAAACTAG TAGGGGAAGCATTTTCGAGTGGAAAAAGATGGACCAAAATGTGGAGCAAAAGCCACCAAAGATCAACATAGACATCCCAAGTTTAGAAATCACAAATAGTTTCAAGAAACAATCTCAAATGCCTATGTCACCATTATCTCAACAACCGGAAGTAAAGAAATCCTCAAGTGGAAGGTGGAATTGCCTATGCTCGCCCACCACACATGTCGGCTCATTCAGGTGCCGACACCATAGGTCTGCCTCTGGTGGAATGTCCCGCGGTAGATCTGTCGGCTCCAACCTCCTTGAATTGGGGAACAAAGCCGGTCCCATCAGCGACTCGCTCCATGCCCAGTAA
- the LOC131626800 gene encoding uncharacterized protein LOC131626800 isoform X2: protein MPSHKPNETRGSIFEWKKMDQNVEQKPPKINIDIPSLEITNSFKKQSQMPMSPLSQQPEVKKSSSGRWNCLCSPTTHVGSFRCRHHRSASGGMSRGRSVGSNLLELGNKAGPISDSLHAQ from the exons ATGCCTTCTCACAAACCTAACGAAACTAG GGGAAGCATTTTCGAGTGGAAAAAGATGGACCAAAATGTGGAGCAAAAGCCACCAAAGATCAACATAGACATCCCAAGTTTAGAAATCACAAATAGTTTCAAGAAACAATCTCAAATGCCTATGTCACCATTATCTCAACAACCGGAAGTAAAGAAATCCTCAAGTGGAAGGTGGAATTGCCTATGCTCGCCCACCACACATGTCGGCTCATTCAGGTGCCGACACCATAGGTCTGCCTCTGGTGGAATGTCCCGCGGTAGATCTGTCGGCTCCAACCTCCTTGAATTGGGGAACAAAGCCGGTCCCATCAGCGACTCGCTCCATGCCCAGTAA